In a single window of the Nocardioides massiliensis genome:
- a CDS encoding alpha/beta hydrolase: MIKHRRWIVAALAVLVVVGLVGATIVPALLSARGSSDDAPSYTLDPVALEPVPGLPTPPALAEFYDQELAWEACGEHECATYEVPLDYAKPKGRTIEIAVLKVAAVEPDDRIGSLVVNPGGPGASGVEFAVLSSAILGDEVLRAYDVVGFDPRGVGQSAPIDCVDDETLDAYIALDPLPDSPEEQQEAERLAKEFAEGCLANDPQLLRHVSTEEAARDVDILRAALGEDQLTWYGASYGTHLGAQYADLFPERVGRMVLDGATDPTAGVRETSLAQAKGFETALRAYVDNCVSSGNCFLGDSVDEGVATIVDLMEGLDEEPLAVGDRELGFGNGFYGLIAPLYNQGYWTYLNLALRSLQSGDGELLLALADSYAMRGPEGYLSNLMEAIGAINCLDDGSFVPFEEVEQEYAAFEEVSPTFGRIFAAGMAGCEDWPVRGDGPSGPFTAEGAAPLLVTGTTRDPATPMEWAESLASQLSSAVLIRRDGDGHTAYGKGNACVDGAIEGYLVEGVVPEGPLDC; this comes from the coding sequence GTGATCAAGCACCGTCGTTGGATTGTCGCCGCCCTTGCCGTGCTCGTGGTGGTGGGGTTGGTCGGCGCGACCATCGTGCCCGCGCTGTTGTCCGCGCGGGGGAGCTCCGACGACGCACCGAGCTACACCCTCGACCCGGTGGCGCTCGAGCCCGTGCCCGGTCTGCCCACGCCCCCTGCGCTGGCCGAGTTCTACGACCAGGAGCTGGCGTGGGAGGCGTGCGGGGAGCACGAGTGCGCGACCTACGAGGTGCCGCTCGACTACGCGAAGCCGAAGGGCCGCACCATCGAGATCGCCGTCCTGAAGGTCGCAGCGGTCGAGCCGGACGACCGGATCGGCTCCCTGGTGGTCAACCCGGGTGGCCCCGGTGCGAGCGGCGTGGAGTTCGCGGTGCTGTCGAGCGCGATCCTCGGCGACGAGGTGCTGCGGGCGTACGACGTTGTCGGGTTCGACCCGCGTGGTGTCGGGCAGAGTGCTCCGATCGACTGCGTCGACGACGAGACGCTGGACGCCTACATCGCCCTCGACCCGCTGCCCGACAGCCCCGAGGAGCAGCAGGAGGCCGAGCGCCTGGCCAAGGAGTTCGCCGAGGGCTGCCTCGCCAACGACCCGCAGCTGCTGCGCCATGTCTCCACCGAGGAGGCGGCGCGCGACGTCGACATCCTGCGCGCGGCGCTGGGGGAGGACCAGCTGACCTGGTACGGCGCCTCCTACGGCACGCACCTCGGTGCGCAGTACGCCGACCTGTTCCCCGAGCGGGTCGGCCGCATGGTGCTCGACGGCGCCACCGACCCGACGGCCGGCGTACGCGAGACGAGCCTGGCGCAGGCCAAGGGGTTCGAGACCGCCCTGCGGGCCTACGTCGACAACTGCGTCAGCTCCGGCAACTGCTTCCTCGGCGACTCCGTCGACGAGGGGGTCGCGACGATCGTGGACCTGATGGAGGGTCTCGACGAGGAGCCGCTGGCTGTCGGGGACCGTGAGCTCGGCTTCGGCAACGGCTTCTACGGCCTGATCGCTCCGCTCTACAACCAGGGCTACTGGACCTACCTCAACCTCGCCCTGCGCAGCCTGCAGAGCGGCGACGGTGAGCTGCTGCTGGCGCTCGCCGACTCCTACGCGATGCGGGGCCCCGAGGGCTACCTGAGCAACCTCATGGAGGCGATCGGGGCGATCAACTGCCTCGACGACGGGTCGTTCGTGCCGTTCGAGGAGGTCGAGCAGGAGTACGCCGCCTTCGAGGAGGTCTCGCCCACGTTCGGTCGCATCTTCGCCGCCGGCATGGCCGGGTGTGAGGACTGGCCGGTGCGCGGCGACGGGCCGTCCGGGCCGTTCACGGCCGAGGGCGCCGCCCCGCTGCTGGTCACCGGCACCACCCGCGACCCCGCGACCCCGATGGAATGGGCCGAGTCGCTCGCCTCCCAGCTCAGCTCGGCGGTGCTGATCCGCCGCGACGGCGACGGGCACACGGCGTACGGCAAGGGCAACGCCTGCGTCGACGGTGCGATCGAGGGCTACCTCGTCGAGGGCGTCGTGCCCGAGGGTCCGCTGGACTGCTGA
- a CDS encoding LysR family transcriptional regulator — translation MLSLHQLRCFLVTYELGSLTAAAEELGYAQPSISEQIRALEKSLDAQLFQRVGRGVTPTAVADALRPHAERTLAAAEDARQAVRSVSSLETGTIRFGMFGTARLYAGAGLVADVLARHPGVRVELVGQNSTDVEEEIRRGRIEAAMIAIASVQSEGMEVTPVCHDELVYVSADPERTASPVTPQRLARASLVMSETTWRATDSTRTILRQMLHETGLNPVTRIEVEDVETAVELVGMGLADSVIPKGAAMQLLPRLAPQAGWTSLRPRQFDSLAIVHRAGAALSPATRLMIELATARIRTVIDEADIAMPRRKQRR, via the coding sequence ATGCTCTCCCTGCACCAGTTGCGCTGCTTCCTCGTGACCTATGAGCTCGGGTCGCTCACCGCCGCCGCGGAGGAGCTCGGTTATGCCCAGCCCTCGATCTCCGAGCAGATCCGCGCCCTGGAGAAGAGCCTCGACGCCCAGCTGTTCCAGCGAGTCGGGCGCGGCGTCACGCCGACGGCGGTCGCGGACGCGCTGCGACCGCACGCCGAGCGGACCCTCGCCGCCGCCGAGGACGCCCGGCAGGCCGTGCGCAGCGTGAGCTCGCTGGAGACCGGCACCATCCGGTTCGGCATGTTCGGCACCGCGCGGCTGTATGCCGGTGCAGGCCTGGTCGCCGACGTACTGGCTCGCCATCCCGGCGTACGCGTGGAGCTGGTCGGTCAGAACTCCACCGACGTGGAGGAGGAGATCAGGCGCGGACGGATCGAAGCGGCGATGATCGCGATCGCGTCGGTGCAGAGCGAGGGCATGGAGGTCACGCCGGTCTGTCACGACGAGCTGGTCTACGTCTCCGCCGACCCCGAGCGCACCGCATCACCGGTCACGCCCCAGCGGCTGGCGCGCGCCTCACTGGTGATGTCCGAGACCACCTGGCGCGCGACCGACTCCACCCGGACCATCCTGCGGCAGATGCTGCACGAGACCGGTCTCAACCCGGTGACCCGGATCGAGGTCGAGGACGTCGAGACCGCGGTCGAGCTGGTCGGCATGGGCCTTGCGGACTCGGTGATCCCCAAGGGTGCTGCCATGCAGCTGCTGCCGCGACTCGCGCCGCAGGCGGGCTGGACCTCCCTGCGACCCCGCCAGTTCGACTCGCTCGCGATCGTCCACCGCGCGGGAGCGGCTCTCTCACCGGCCACGCGGCTGATGATCGAGCTCGCGACGGCCCGCATCCGGACGGTCATCGACGAGGCCGACATCGCGATGCCGCGCCGCAAGCAGCGCCGCTGA
- a CDS encoding DNA polymerase III subunit delta' has protein sequence MPDVWSSLVGQSALVDLLSRAAGGHQMSHAWLFTGPPGSGRSNAAVAFAAALQCPSGGCGECHECHTVLAGSHADVTVTRTEKLSIGVDEVRELVRHSALAPVGRRWQIMIVEDADRLTEQAANALLKSIEEPTDRTVWLLCAPTVEDVLPTIRSRCRLVVLSTPSPAEVAQYLVDRDGVEPALAAYAARASQGHIGRARGLARDEDARVRRNRIVALPARLTSMGACLRAATEIVDVSKAEADAITTVLDAKEKSDLDEVHGVVDRGRRPRSYAPALRDLEKAQKTRAKRRQLDVIDRALMDLVSVYRDVIAVATGAPGQLVNEELRDDIAELARRSSPEQHLHRIDAIFTAREQLLEFNVPPQLALESMMMGLRV, from the coding sequence ATGCCTGACGTCTGGTCCTCACTGGTCGGGCAGTCCGCGCTCGTCGACCTGCTCAGCCGTGCCGCCGGCGGACACCAGATGTCCCACGCCTGGCTGTTCACCGGGCCGCCCGGCTCGGGGCGCTCCAACGCCGCCGTCGCCTTCGCGGCCGCGCTGCAGTGCCCGAGCGGGGGATGTGGTGAGTGCCATGAGTGCCACACGGTCCTCGCCGGGTCCCACGCCGACGTGACCGTCACCCGCACCGAGAAGCTCTCCATCGGCGTCGACGAGGTGCGCGAGCTCGTGCGCCACTCCGCCCTCGCCCCGGTGGGCAGGCGTTGGCAGATCATGATCGTCGAGGACGCCGACCGGCTCACCGAGCAGGCCGCCAACGCGCTGCTGAAGTCGATCGAGGAGCCGACCGACCGCACCGTCTGGCTGTTGTGCGCGCCGACGGTCGAGGACGTCCTGCCGACGATCCGCTCGCGGTGCCGCCTCGTCGTGCTGTCGACGCCGAGCCCGGCGGAGGTCGCGCAGTACCTCGTCGACCGCGACGGCGTCGAGCCGGCGCTGGCGGCGTACGCCGCGCGGGCGAGCCAGGGCCACATCGGCCGCGCGCGCGGTCTGGCACGCGACGAGGACGCGCGCGTACGCCGCAACCGGATCGTCGCCCTGCCCGCACGGCTGACCTCGATGGGGGCGTGCCTGCGCGCTGCCACCGAGATCGTGGACGTGTCGAAGGCGGAGGCCGACGCGATCACCACCGTGCTCGACGCCAAGGAGAAGTCCGACCTCGACGAGGTGCACGGCGTGGTCGACCGCGGTCGTCGGCCACGCTCCTACGCGCCGGCGCTGCGCGATCTTGAGAAGGCGCAGAAGACGCGGGCGAAGCGACGCCAGCTCGACGTCATCGACCGGGCCCTGATGGACCTCGTGTCGGTCTACCGCGACGTGATCGCCGTGGCCACGGGCGCGCCGGGCCAGCTGGTCAACGAGGAGCTGCGCGACGACATCGCCGAGCTGGCACGCCGCTCGTCGCCGGAGCAGCACCTCCATCGCATCGACGCGATCTTCACCGCCCGTGAGCAGCTGCTGGAGTTCAACGTTCCCCCGCAGCTGGCGCTGGAGTCGATGATGATGGGCCTGCGGGTCTGA
- the tmk gene encoding dTMP kinase has translation MTEISAASTHSLTAVLKYRDFRNLWIGLGLSSLGDWIGLLALTALANQQSGELAAVLGGADEYALANFAIAGVLLMRVLPALVMGPIAGWFADRLDRRTVLIWGDYVRAALFLSIPLVGSLWWVFVATVLIEMVSLVWGPAKDATVPNLVPRARLEAANQISLATTYGSALPAALLFTALTLSSQFYDYAFGWLAPDPVDFALLFNAVSFFVSGIVIARLRDIPRGPAGGETGESPLKVVVDGWKYVGGTPLVRGLVVGIIGAFAAGGVVIALARTFVADLGGGDPAYGVLFAAVFLGLGLGMWRGTRLLQGLSRRRLFGVALTTAGLLLFPLAALQSLEVVTAVTVLVGFAAGVAWITGNTMLGLEVPDEIRGRTFAFVGSMIRLALSVVLAMAPLVAGLIGAHSIQLPNTDRVLVYNGAAWTLLIAAVLMTVVGVISYRQMDDRSGVPLRTDLRRAFGGSPGLFSATGVFLALEGGEGGGKSTQAEWLCRWLEEEGYAVVLTRQPGGTEVGRRLREIVLSLETGDLSDRTETLLYAADKAEHVDTVIAPALARSEVVITDRYVDSTLAYQGAGRALPQAEIEKVARWATRDLRPHLTIVLDVDPAEGMSRFEGRDRIESESLEFHERVRQAFLHMAAAKPEHYVVIDARRPVEEVSEEIRRRVEPLLLQATRSGQVEASDDA, from the coding sequence GTGACCGAGATCAGCGCTGCCTCGACGCACTCGCTGACCGCGGTCCTCAAGTACCGCGACTTCCGCAACCTGTGGATCGGCCTGGGCCTCTCGAGCCTCGGCGACTGGATCGGGCTGCTCGCGCTCACCGCCCTCGCCAACCAGCAGTCCGGGGAGCTGGCCGCTGTCCTCGGCGGAGCCGACGAGTACGCCCTGGCCAACTTCGCGATCGCCGGAGTGCTCCTCATGCGGGTGCTGCCGGCGCTGGTGATGGGGCCCATCGCGGGCTGGTTCGCCGACCGCCTCGACCGCCGGACGGTGCTCATCTGGGGCGACTACGTCCGCGCGGCCCTCTTCTTGTCCATCCCGCTGGTCGGCAGCCTGTGGTGGGTCTTCGTCGCGACCGTGCTGATCGAGATGGTCAGCCTCGTCTGGGGCCCGGCGAAGGACGCGACCGTGCCCAACCTCGTGCCGCGTGCGCGCCTCGAGGCGGCCAACCAGATCAGCCTCGCGACGACGTACGGCTCCGCGCTCCCGGCCGCGCTGCTGTTCACCGCGCTGACGCTCAGCAGCCAGTTCTACGACTACGCGTTCGGGTGGCTGGCCCCCGACCCCGTGGACTTCGCGCTGCTGTTCAACGCGGTCTCGTTCTTCGTCTCCGGCATCGTCATCGCACGCCTGCGCGACATCCCACGTGGGCCGGCCGGAGGGGAGACCGGCGAGAGCCCCCTGAAGGTCGTCGTCGACGGCTGGAAGTACGTCGGCGGCACGCCGCTGGTGCGGGGCCTCGTCGTCGGCATCATCGGTGCGTTCGCCGCCGGCGGCGTGGTCATCGCGCTGGCGCGCACGTTCGTCGCTGACCTCGGTGGTGGCGATCCGGCGTACGGCGTGCTCTTCGCGGCGGTCTTCCTCGGTCTCGGCCTCGGCATGTGGCGCGGCACGCGGCTGTTGCAGGGACTCTCGCGCCGGCGGTTGTTCGGCGTCGCGCTGACGACCGCCGGGCTGCTGCTGTTCCCGCTCGCGGCCCTGCAGAGCCTCGAGGTCGTCACGGCGGTCACAGTGCTGGTCGGCTTCGCCGCCGGCGTCGCGTGGATCACCGGCAACACGATGCTCGGTCTCGAGGTCCCCGACGAGATCCGCGGCCGCACCTTCGCCTTCGTCGGGTCCATGATCCGTCTGGCGCTGTCGGTGGTGCTGGCCATGGCCCCGCTCGTGGCCGGGCTGATCGGGGCGCACAGCATCCAGCTGCCCAACACCGACCGCGTGCTGGTCTACAACGGCGCGGCATGGACACTGTTGATCGCGGCCGTCCTGATGACCGTTGTCGGTGTCATCTCCTACCGTCAGATGGATGATCGCTCCGGAGTCCCTTTGCGCACCGACCTGAGGCGCGCCTTCGGCGGCAGCCCTGGGCTCTTCTCCGCCACGGGCGTCTTCCTCGCGCTCGAGGGCGGCGAGGGCGGCGGCAAGTCGACGCAGGCCGAGTGGCTGTGCCGCTGGCTGGAGGAGGAGGGGTACGCCGTGGTCCTCACCCGGCAGCCGGGCGGCACGGAGGTCGGGCGACGGTTGCGCGAGATCGTGCTGTCGCTCGAGACCGGCGACCTGTCCGACCGCACGGAGACGCTGTTGTATGCCGCCGACAAGGCCGAGCACGTCGACACCGTGATCGCCCCCGCCCTGGCCCGCAGCGAGGTCGTGATCACCGACCGCTACGTCGACTCGACGCTGGCCTACCAGGGCGCCGGCCGTGCCCTGCCGCAGGCCGAGATCGAGAAGGTCGCCCGCTGGGCGACCCGCGACCTGCGGCCCCACCTCACCATCGTGCTCGACGTCGACCCCGCCGAGGGGATGTCCCGGTTCGAGGGGCGCGACCGGATCGAGAGCGAGTCGCTGGAGTTCCACGAGCGGGTGCGCCAGGCGTTCCTCCACATGGCGGCCGCCAAGCCGGAGCACTACGTCGTGATCGATGCCCGCCGACCGGTCGAGGAGGTGAGCGAGGAGATCCGCCGCCGGGTCGAGCCGCTCCTGCTCCAGGCCACGCGCTCCGGCCAGGTCGAGGCGAGCGACGATGCCTGA
- a CDS encoding DDE-type integrase/transposase/recombinase: MDHSFASAWDDGVMLASRRSWWRIAADIEDQSARPVAPTRRGSSSRTAREAPVLEATGPGQVWSWDITDLRTPWRGVAFKAYSIIDIFSRKLVGCRVEEREVDDLAVEMFEDAFGQHGIPDAVHADSGPAMRSGVLKDLLHNLGVAQTHNRPRVSNDNPFSESEFRTMKYRPNYPGVFATIDEARAYVDWYVPWYNQNHKHSGIALFSPDEVHDGTWRHAWARREQTQQAYYEKHPERFRRQPRTPAPSEVVGINLPKAEEPQTELERLHAA; the protein is encoded by the coding sequence GTGGATCACTCGTTCGCGTCCGCGTGGGATGACGGGGTGATGCTCGCCTCCCGCCGCTCGTGGTGGCGGATCGCAGCGGACATCGAGGATCAGTCCGCCCGCCCGGTCGCGCCTACCCGGCGCGGCAGCAGCAGCCGGACGGCACGGGAGGCGCCGGTGCTGGAAGCGACTGGCCCTGGGCAGGTGTGGTCGTGGGACATCACCGACCTGCGCACCCCGTGGCGCGGTGTCGCATTCAAGGCGTACTCGATCATCGACATCTTCTCCCGCAAGCTCGTCGGCTGCCGCGTCGAGGAACGCGAGGTCGACGACCTCGCCGTCGAGATGTTCGAAGACGCGTTCGGCCAGCACGGGATCCCCGACGCGGTGCACGCCGACTCCGGGCCTGCAATGCGCTCCGGGGTATTGAAGGACCTTCTCCACAACCTCGGGGTCGCGCAGACCCACAATCGGCCGCGCGTGAGCAACGACAACCCGTTCTCCGAGTCGGAGTTCCGCACCATGAAGTACCGGCCGAACTACCCCGGCGTCTTCGCGACGATCGACGAGGCGCGCGCCTACGTCGACTGGTACGTGCCCTGGTACAACCAGAACCACAAGCACTCCGGGATCGCATTGTTCTCCCCGGATGAGGTCCACGACGGCACCTGGCGGCACGCCTGGGCACGACGCGAGCAGACCCAACAGGCGTATTACGAGAAGCACCCCGAACGATTCCGGCGGCAACCCCGCACACCCGCGCCATCGGAGGTCGTGGGTATCAACCTCCCGAAGGCAGAAGAACCGCAAACCGAACTGGAACGACTCCACGCAGCTTGA